In Sneathia sanguinegens, one genomic interval encodes:
- a CDS encoding Y-family DNA polymerase has protein sequence MFLHYDMDCFFASIEMRDRPELKSKALVVGDHVVATCNYIARKYGIHSAMTVSMAKKIFPKILVITPRKEYYLSISKKIQEVICKKFKKVKFLSCDEGYIQIDIDKKNIYEFSLKFQKLIEDKFNLPVSIGVGYNRLAAKIASEVNKPNGIYAITSKEEFIDYVYDKNVKIFPGIGEKAREVLYNLNVSYTKELYAISKEDLRKALGKARADMIYMMIRGNSDEYFDIEKIEKSISKERTFYPALKNFNEIYRELESLVVEIRSEILSKNIYPLTLVIKIRNEEFETITKSKTFFSPINENSDILLLAKELLINIYKGENIRLLGLSISNFTKCNYEYLKLFGD, from the coding sequence ATGTTTTTACATTATGATATGGATTGCTTTTTTGCTTCAATTGAAATGAGAGATAGACCTGAATTAAAATCTAAAGCTTTGGTTGTAGGAGATCATGTAGTTGCAACTTGTAACTATATTGCAAGAAAATATGGAATACATTCTGCAATGACGGTGAGTATGGCAAAAAAAATATTTCCTAAGATTTTAGTTATAACTCCTAGGAAAGAATATTATCTTTCTATTTCAAAAAAAATACAGGAAGTAATATGCAAAAAATTTAAAAAAGTAAAATTTTTATCCTGTGATGAAGGATATATACAGATTGATATTGATAAAAAAAATATATATGAATTTAGTTTAAAATTTCAAAAATTAATAGAGGATAAATTTAATTTGCCTGTTTCTATTGGCGTTGGATACAATAGACTTGCTGCTAAAATTGCAAGTGAAGTTAATAAGCCAAATGGAATATATGCTATAACAAGCAAGGAAGAGTTTATTGATTATGTATATGATAAAAATGTTAAAATATTTCCAGGTATAGGAGAAAAGGCAAGAGAAGTATTATATAATTTGAACGTAAGCTATACAAAAGAACTTTATGCAATTTCAAAAGAAGATTTAAGAAAAGCCTTAGGCAAGGCAAGAGCAGATATGATTTATATGATGATAAGAGGAAATTCAGATGAGTATTTTGATATAGAAAAAATTGAAAAATCTATAAGTAAAGAAAGAACTTTTTATCCAGCTTTAAAAAATTTTAATGAAATTTATAGAGAACTAGAAAGCCTAGTTGTGGAAATTAGGAGTGAAATTTTATCAAAGAATATTTATCCTTTAACATTAGTTATAAAGATAAGAAATGAAGAATTTGAAACTATTACAAAAAGTAAAACATTTTTTTCGCCAATTAATGAAAATAGTGATATACTATTACTAGCTAAAGAGTTATTAATTAATATATATAAAGGTGAAAATATTAGGCTTTTAGGTTTATCAATTAGTAATTTTACAAAGTGTAATTATGAGTATCTTAAATTATTTGGAGATTGA
- a CDS encoding aminoacyl-histidine dipeptidase, whose product MNIEKLYPQRVFHYFLEISKIPRGSGNEKQVSDYLVSFAKKHNLFVYQDENNNILIRKEATKGYEKYKSICIQGHMDMVCEKNKEVEFDFEKQGINVLIKDGFLTADGTTLGADNGISMGMTLAILESDTIPHPKLEVLITTDEEVSMKGATKFDISKLESDILVNIDSEEYGSIYVSSAGCSRVRTFLEFDAEEIVLKDNIYNLEIKGLQGGHSGADIHENHANAIKILNEILRRVSIMCDVNYVSINCGSKNNTIPREGQVTFVADENIDKLKEYIDLAVDSLNYEYKASESGMQAILTKENYMAQKQFSKKSTVKLLRYLEGYLTGVIRFSKDIEGLVQTSLNLGIITTIDDDKKKFVTVNALVRSGILYEQEELCKYLVNYGEKYDSKTVIDDSCNPWEYRKDSKIRDYFARIFEEQTGKKPKIAAIHAGLECGIFFEKNPNLDVISIGPDIKNPHTPDERMSIEAVGQTYEYLLKALKDYNID is encoded by the coding sequence ATGAATATAGAAAAATTATATCCACAAAGAGTATTTCACTATTTTTTAGAAATTTCAAAGATACCAAGAGGTTCTGGAAATGAAAAGCAAGTTAGTGATTATTTAGTATCATTTGCAAAAAAGCACAATTTATTTGTTTATCAAGATGAAAATAATAATATCTTAATTAGAAAAGAAGCAACAAAGGGTTATGAAAAATACAAATCTATCTGTATTCAAGGGCATATGGACATGGTTTGTGAAAAAAACAAAGAAGTAGAATTTGATTTTGAAAAACAAGGGATAAATGTTTTAATTAAAGATGGCTTTTTAACAGCAGATGGAACTACTTTGGGTGCAGATAATGGTATATCTATGGGAATGACTTTAGCAATATTAGAATCAGATACTATTCCTCATCCAAAATTAGAAGTATTAATTACTACAGATGAAGAAGTTAGCATGAAGGGTGCAACAAAATTTGATATATCAAAATTAGAATCAGATATTTTGGTTAATATAGATAGTGAAGAATATGGTTCTATTTATGTAAGTAGTGCAGGTTGTTCAAGAGTTAGAACATTTTTAGAATTTGATGCTGAAGAAATTGTTTTAAAAGATAATATATACAACTTAGAAATTAAAGGTTTACAAGGTGGACATAGTGGAGCAGACATACATGAAAATCATGCAAATGCTATAAAAATATTGAATGAAATTTTAAGAAGAGTTTCAATAATGTGTGATGTAAATTATGTTAGTATAAATTGTGGAAGTAAAAATAATACTATACCTAGAGAAGGGCAAGTAACTTTTGTTGCAGATGAAAATATTGATAAATTAAAGGAATATATAGATTTAGCAGTAGATTCATTGAATTATGAATACAAGGCAAGTGAAAGTGGTATGCAAGCTATACTTACTAAAGAAAATTATATGGCACAAAAACAATTTAGTAAAAAATCAACAGTTAAATTATTAAGATATTTGGAAGGATATTTAACAGGAGTTATTAGATTTTCAAAAGATATAGAAGGTTTGGTACAAACATCACTTAATTTGGGTATAATAACAACAATAGATGACGATAAAAAGAAATTTGTAACAGTTAATGCCTTAGTTAGAAGTGGAATTCTTTATGAACAAGAAGAATTATGTAAATATCTTGTAAATTATGGTGAAAAATATGATAGCAAGACTGTTATAGATGATAGTTGTAATCCTTGGGAATATAGAAAAGACTCAAAGATAAGAGACTATTTTGCAAGAATTTTTGAAGAACAAACAGGTAAAAAACCTAAGATAGCAGCTATACATGCTGGTCTTGAATGTGGAATTTTCTTTGAAAAAAATCCTAATTTAGATGTAATTTCTATAGGACCAGATATTAAAAATCCTCATACACCTGATGAAAGAATGAGTATAGAAGCTGTAGGGCAAACTTATGAATATTTATTAAAAGCATTGAAGGATTATAACATTGATTAA